One Maniola hyperantus chromosome Z, iAphHyp1.2, whole genome shotgun sequence DNA window includes the following coding sequences:
- the scu gene encoding 3-hydroxyacyl-CoA dehydrogenase type-2 isoform X2, with protein MLKVTSEQDVKSALQTTVDKFGRLDVVVNCAGVATATRTYNFKKNQPFDLKAFQKTVEVNLIGTFNVIRLAAGLIGKNAPDADGQRGVIINTASVAAFDGQIGQAAYSASKAGVVGMTLPIARDLSKQGIRVVTIAPGLFRTPMLEQLPEAAIKELESTVPFPSRLGHPHEYALLVQSIIQNPMLNGETIRIDGSLRMQP; from the exons GTGACATCAGAACAAGACGTGAAAAGTGCATTACAAACTACAGTGGACAAATTTGGGCGCCTGGATGTAGTAGTCAATTGTGCAGGTGTTGCTACTGCTACTAGGACatataattttaagaaaaatcaaCCCTTTGACCTAAAGGCGTTCCAAAAGACTGTTGAG GTGAATTTAATAGGAACCTTTAATGTGATCCGTCTGGCTGCCGGGCTGATCGGCAAAAACGCTCCAGATGCAGATGGACAGCGAGGCGTTATCATCAACACTGCCAGCGTTGCTGCTTTCGACGGACAG ATTGGTCAAGCTGCTTATTCTGCATCCAAGGCAGGTGTTGTAGGGATGACATTGCCAATCGCCAGAGACCTTTCCAAGCAAGGCATTAGGGTTGTCACTATTGCACCag gTTTGTTCCGAACACCAATGCTGGAGCAGCTTCCTGAAGCAGCTATTAAGGAGTTGGAGTCGACGGTACCATTCCCCTCGCGTCTCGGCCATCCTCACGAGTACGCGTTGCTGGTACAAAGCATCATACAGAACCCGATGCTCAACGGGGAGACGATACGTATTGACGGCTCATTAAGAATGCAACCTTAA